The following DNA comes from Ammospiza caudacuta isolate bAmmCau1 chromosome 15, bAmmCau1.pri, whole genome shotgun sequence.
CCAGCCCATTTTACTCCAGTGAAAGtcatccaggagctggagctgctggggatggtccagaggaggctccagcatgggcagagggatggagcacagctggcattgctcacctggacaggagaagaTTTGGGGTGAGCTCAGTGTGGCCTGCAGTGAAAATGGAGAAGCTttggacagggatggagggacagcgcacagggaatggcctcaaactggcagggagcaggattAGAATGGATTTTAGGAGGAATATCTATAGAGACACCTGATGTCATTGTCCACaacaaagcaaaatcaaaatcCAGTTTCTAAAGTGATCATAAAGTTTTAATCTCTGACAAACCACTGGTGTCTCCAAGTCATCAGCAGTTTCAAGTTCCAATTGACATTTCTGTGCAGATGGAATTATATTTGCTGCTACTTGTGCAGTGTTAAAAGGCCAGGGACAGAAGAGGTTTGAAGCAGGAGATGTTGAAATAGTGTGGAACTGTTTATACATTTGTatttacaataaatatttttgccaCGGCTTGGTTTTGTTGGAGCCCTCATGTGCACAGGAGTGAATCTTTTAATTTGAAGATCAAGCTTCTACAAGAGGTACAAAGCTGTGCTGCAAGTATTTGTTTGatttcttgtttcctttcctcGCAGTAaatcctccttccctgctggaCCCTTCCATCCATCTCTGTTGTGTCGCTGAGCAAGAGGATATTGATGCATtcctaaaaccagaaatatttttgcctcTTGCCTGGCCAATGGGATTCCTTAAAATTTGAGTTTGGCCTCCTGAATTTTAGGGAGTTTGATGCTCGCTAAGAATTTTGGCTGCTTTATAGCAATCTTTGAGAAAGATTGGCTGAGTTCTGCAGAATGAATGCTTCACCCTCAGCTCTCCACACCAAACACTTCTATACTATTTCAGAGAGACTAGTAATGAGTACTACAGTAATTACGTTAAAATCACAAACTTATGCAAAAAACAACATCTCTTTCTTGCAGAgtttaatgggattttcttttttcgGTAAACCCGTTTGATTTAATCTTTTCGCAATCCATGTCTAATTTTCAAAGTTCCCCAAGGCATCCTGGTATCAAATCTCTTACGTTAACCAGGTTTAAAGTCCATCCTCTGTCTGGTGTCCCCCGATATTCCAGCAGAAACCTCGAGgggtgggagctgggcaggtTTGCTGCGACCTCAGCGCTGCcgagggggggtttggggatttgtgCATTTGTGCAGCGGAGGaagagacacagagagagagagagaggggaggggagtgtgcagcgctgccgccgctgtcacagcagcacctggcagctCCCGCTCTCCTCTCCGAGCATCCCGTTCCGCAGCTGGAAGCGGCGCAGGCACGGCAGCAGCGCCTCGTGGGTTCATCGCTCCGCcgctcctcctgcctccctctcGGCAATAATTCATTCACCTGAGGGCTTTGCTTCTCCCCACCTCCCCTTTCTCACCTCGCTTTTTTTTTTGATGCggagagaggggaggaaagggcGTTGTGGGCAGCGCGGATTTCTCTGGGCGGCTTAAAGAGAGccagaggagagagagaaagaaagaaagaaagagggaaggaaaaaaaaaaaaaaaaaaagaaaagaaaaaaagaagcagacGGCATAAAGCGGCGGCGGGAGGAGAGGAGCGCGGAGGCTCCGCGGTGGCCGGAGCGGGGCGCGgatttccctgggcagcttaAAGAGAGccagaggagagaaagaaagaaagagggaaggaaaaaaaaaaagaaagaaaaaaagaaaagaaaataaataaaaaaagaagcagacGGCATAAAGCGGCGGCGGGAGGAGAGGAGCGCGGAGGCTCCGCGGTGGCCGGAGCGGGGCGCGGAATTCTTTGCGCAGCTTAAAGAGATccagaggagagaaagaaaggaagaaaaaaagaaagagagaaggaattaaaaataaataaataaataaaaaagaagcagaCGGCATAGAGCGGCGGCGGTGTGAGGAGGAGAAGAGCGCGGAGGCTCCGCGGTGGCCGGAGCGGGgcgcggagcggccgcgggTGCGCACCATGGGCtggcggctgctgctgctggccctggcgcTGGGCGGCCGCGTCGCCTCCGCGCAGAACGACACGGAGCCCATCGTGCTGGAGGGCAAGTGCCTGGTGGTGTGCGACTCCAACCCGGCCCCCGACGCCAAGGgctcctcgtcctcctcctcctcctcgccgcTGGGCATCTCCGTGCGCGCCGCCAACTCCAAGGTGGCCTTCTCGGCCGTGCGGAGCACCAACCACGAGCCCTCCGAGATGAGCAACAAGACGCGCATCATCTACTTCGACCAGGTGAGCATCCCCCGGGCAGCGCATCCCCCGCAGCAACAGGTGCCCTTCCCGCATCCCGGAGCCGGGATCCGCTCCGGGGACAGCGGCAGGGCTTATTTAGGCGAGGTTTATTTAGGCGAGATGAATCGGGTGTGCACAGGTTCCCGGGTGCGGCCCCGGCCCCTCCGCACCTGCGGGAGAAGCGGCACCGAGCGCGGAGGGGACATCGCCTCCagaggctgggacagggggcTCAGGACAGCCTGTGCAGGGTTTAGATTTTGGGTACGCACCGCGGGGACGGCGCTCGGTGACACCAGTGCAGTGACATCGTCCcgaggggctgggacagggggcTCAGCCTAGGCAGGGTTTAGATTTTGGGTAGGTGCCGTGGGAGCAGCGCTCGGTGACACCAGTGGGGTGACATCGCCCcgaggggctgggacagggggcTCAGTGCGCCTGGGTATGGTTTAGATGGTTTGGGCTTAGCTTTTGAGGGAGGATTCTGAGGGAAAACCCTTCCACTCTCTCGGTGCAATTGatgctccagctcagcccagcgCTGATATTAACGGGCAGTACCAGCACACGCTTTaatcccagctcctggagtCATTGAGACTGATGGCTCTTCTTGTCCCTGTCAACTGTGGTGGCAGCTGGAGCCAGATGTGCCCCACAGCTTAGTGCTGGCAccgaaaatcaccccaaaactccatAGACAATCCTGGAGGCTTCCAAGGGCTCTGCCTGGTACAAAGCAGCCTGGAAATATCCAttaaaaatcaccccaaaacctctaTGGACAGTCCTAGAGGCTTCTGAGGAGCCTGGAAATATCCAttaaaaatcaccccaaaactccatGCACAGTCCTGGAAGCTTCTGAGGGCTCTGTCCAGCACAAAGACTGGGAAtatccattaaaaataaagcataatTAGGTGGTAAGGAGCAAAACACAGTCAATACAGAGGACACGAAGCATATGGGTGGTGCACTCATCTTGTACATTCCCCCGTGTCACTTCTCTCTGTTTAATTAAACCCAAATTGTTGTTAGTGCTGGTGCAAGCAGCCGAGGGCTccaggcaggctctgctgggctgtgctggtgctccaggagcccagcctggctgagctgggtttggctcctgctgctcctgcagcccctgctcacacCTGGCTCCTTGGGAAGGCTTGGCCACTGCTCTTCAGCCAAAATCCACGTGCCACTCCCAGAACTGGTGTTTTTATGTCATTTTGGGGAATGATGAACAAAAACGCCTCCTTAAAAACGTGTGTGGGAGAAAGGACTTGAGGGGATTGTGTAGTAGCAAAGTAAGAAATAATTCCCATCTTAGTTTATTTGTAGTAAAGTTGCTCTATAAATACAACTGCATACCCATTTAATGAGTAATTCCAAAGTAATTGAGAGAAGATGGATAAAGCTGCTTAGttgtaaattaaattttcctttaaatggtTTCTAAAGTAAAcaatctgtatttttctttcacacTCACTACCTGTACTAATCCCCATGctctatttttctgtttgtagaTCCTTGTAAATGTGGGCAATTTTTTCACGTTGGAGTCTGTCTTTGTATCACCACGGAAGGGAATTTACAGCTTCAATTTCCACGTAATTAAAGTCTACCAGAGTCAAACAATTCAGGTATGTTGATGAGTACGATtataaaatctttatttaaatGGTTTGTTTAGGATAGAATATTGACCGAGCATGGGAGCATTTAATAtgattttaaggaaaaaatagctTTGTTTACAGCAACATGTGGTGTTGACTTGCTGGCAGTAGAGTCCATTAATTTACAATGAACAGAAATAAGGCAGGACCCTCACCTCAGATAAATCACCACAACTTCACTTCCATGCCATGAATATCTGGGTGACATAAAGCATTCCACAGAATGAGTGATCCAAGAGTAAAAGAGAGCGCTGAATTTCCCTGAAATGCTGTTGAAGAGTCGCGTTTGGCTCCAGATTAAACTCACTGTGTTTTAAACCCACAGGAGTTCTGGGTCCCAGATTTGAGTGGGTTTGGAACAATTTGTGCCCTGGCATCTGGTGCCAGGTGCCTGGTTATGCCCTCAGTGTGCTGAGGACCAGGGTTGGTTCTGTCCCTATAGAAATGTCTTCTAGGGAACCTTTACAGCAATTTAAACTCCTTTTTTTCATCACACAATGTATAAAAGGTGTGTGATGTAttagggaaaaggggaaattctGCACTTTAATAACAACGGAGCTGCCTGATTAAACACCAGAGGGAAAAGCCTTTAAATTCCTTTAAGTTCCTTTAAGTTCCTTGCTGAGCCAACAGCAAATTCCTTGGAGTGATTCCTTCACCTCCCTGCCAGGTCAGGCAGTTGCTGTGACACATCCTGgcttccagagctgcaggatccTCTGTGGCTTCTCTCATTTCcacccaggagagctcctggaggtgtctgagcccttccctgctctgtgctgctcctggatggggtttgggggctcccaggctgagctgagcaggatTCCTGCAGGAACAGTGCTCAGGAatccctctgtgccctccagAGAGctggtgacagccccagccccatctcctgACATTGatgacagccccagccccatctcctgACATtggtgacagccccagccccatctcctgACActggtgacagccccagccccatctcctgACACTGGTGACAGCCACGAGCCCATCTCTGGGGAAATTCCCCTTCAGTGCAACAGTGGAAAATCCTGATTCCAATCAGGTCAATGGCAAAGCCTTACGTGAAACACTGACCTCACAAAAACCTCTACAATGAGCTTTCAATCTGTCTAATGTGCTCAAAAAGTGCTCTTTTCACTCCTTGGCATGCTGAAGGTTGAGTAAGTGTATGTCAGTCCCTTCAGTGGATTTAAAATGCCCTTTGCCAAGAAAGATGCCAAGCCTTGGCTTCTGGAAGTCCAGCTCTGGAATTTCACAAACAGGAGCTCAAACCTTCACAAACCAGAAGGGATTCTGGGGTTTGTGGCAGGGAATGCTCCAGCCTGTTGCTCATAACACAAAATCTTTAATGGATAAGAGGTTCTGAGGTGATGGATGGGTTTGCTTGGCCCCTTTTAGAGCACTCAGTGTGAGACCATCCCCTGCAAACCTGCCATGTGCCTGCTGGTGTGATTAAATTCCTGTCAGATGATTCCAGGGGAACCTGATGGAGCAGAAAGAGTGAGAAACCCAAATCAAGCCATGAGTAAAGCCCTGATGCCCTTTTCCTGTGGGGTAAATGGGGAGGAGAACCGGAAACCATTGCAGTGCATCAAACTGGTTTGAATCTCAGCCACATCCAACCCCACTAAATCACCTGCAGGCTCCCACACAAGGGATGTTGCTCTGCCCCCCCAACATCTGTTAGAGCCATTAAATATCATTAAACTGCAGCTGGCTCCCTGGAGAACCTGATTGAGTGGATTTCCCAGACAGGCGAATCCCAAATAAATaccagcccctgctgccctgACTTCTGCTGAGCACTAATTTATTCTGTGGTGACTCCCATTAAAATTAACGGGACCATATGCAGGGCCAGCGCAGTGGATGTGGGTGAGCATCCCATAATTCACCCCCTGTGACCGCATTAGGGCTGCTCAGAAAGGAAAGGCAGCAAAGCTGAGAGCTTGCCTTGGGGGAAATGAAAAATGCCTGgctctgcccattcccccaggCCTGCCCATCTTCATTTAGGGATGCTGCCTtcagagcagaggctgtgctgcctgcagaagTGTTTTATAGAAAAAATGGAGCCAGTTTATAAAGATAAATCTGTTCTAAACTTCAGAACTAAGTATTGAGAGGGACACACATTTTGTTCCCAGTGAAGTGTGAGCTCCCAGCCCCCTGTGGTGCTTCTGACACCTCATGTAACACCTCTGGGTGCCCAAATTtcttgaaaatatatatttatttttcctgtgtgacTAAATAACCCTTGAGACAGGCAAAGTGGTACCAACTGAGGTGATGCCTCACtcagctgcaggtgcagctcaTGAACATCCAAGTTCTTGCGCCAAATAAATGTCATTATTAGTTTCAAACAGCCCAAAAATCACTGAAGATTGGGCCCTTGCCCCGTGGTTAGTATTCAGGGGTAGTTCCTGGTGTTTTGCAGTTAATTAGAGCTTCTCAGGGGCTGTTTTGCAGGTGAACCTGATGCTGAATGGGAAGCCAGTGATCTCTGCCTTCGCTGGGGACAAGGACGTCACCCGTGAGGCCGCCACCAACGGGGTCCTGCTCTACCTGGACAAGGAGGACAAGGTTTACCTgaagctggagaagggaaatcTGGTTGGTGGGTGGCAGTACTCGACGTTCTCTGGCTTCCTGGTCTTCCCCCTGTAAAGTCCATGTTCCCGTGGCGTTCATCCAGGTGTGGACTCATCCTTGTTCCATGAAGATTGTTTCTGTCGTCATGGAGTGATGGCTCTTTCTTGCTTCCTCGTGGGTGGTTTTGGATTCTCTCCATGGATTCTGGCCCCATCTGAACTGCTCAGAAGTTCCACAGAATTTTGTGTGTCCAAACGCGATAACTTTGGCCTGAGACTAAAGCAGACAATAAACACCAACGCTTAAGGtttcagcccagagctgcctgcaagaTTTACTCCAATTTCCCTCCCTGGATTCGGGGAAGAAATGGATTTCCTTTAACTGTGAAAAGACTGGCACCGAGTCTTTCATGCAGGAGGGTTCGAGTTCAGACTTCAAGCAAGAGTTAGCGTGTTGCTGCCAAAGAGCTGTGTTGATGTTTTGGCCATGtttgtgtcct
Coding sequences within:
- the CBLN4 gene encoding cerebellin-4 → MGWRLLLLALALGGRVASAQNDTEPIVLEGKCLVVCDSNPAPDAKGSSSSSSSSPLGISVRAANSKVAFSAVRSTNHEPSEMSNKTRIIYFDQILVNVGNFFTLESVFVSPRKGIYSFNFHVIKVYQSQTIQVNLMLNGKPVISAFAGDKDVTREAATNGVLLYLDKEDKVYLKLEKGNLVGGWQYSTFSGFLVFPL